From a region of the Castor canadensis chromosome 7, mCasCan1.hap1v2, whole genome shotgun sequence genome:
- the LOC109691648 gene encoding protein FAM24A-like isoform X2, protein MFDLKTKIMIGIVSGLLIAAIVLIGIVFCLYFKVSKALKLVKEPDAVVTNCSSGDKLIQDKVIPAKTNTTESCPAIQCCDECSLYADVDPLPPCFCSPNEGL, encoded by the exons ATGTTTGATCTCAAGACGAAGATTATGATTGGTATTGTTAGCGGCTTACTGATTGCTGCAATCGTGCTGATAGGCATTGTCTTCTGTCTTTACTTCAAAGTATCCAAGGCACTGAA ACTTGTAAAGGAACCTGATGCCGTGGTGACAAACTGTAGCAGTGGAGACAAGCTCATCCAGGACAAGGTCATCCCTGCCAAAACCAACACAACTGAGTCTTGTCCTGCAATCCAGTGCTGTGATGAATGCAGCCTGTATGCAGATGTGGACCCCCTGCCACCTTGCTTTTGTAGCCCAAATGAGGGACTCTGA
- the LOC109691648 gene encoding ATPase PAAT-like isoform X1 — translation METRTEDVGLTRVPTLTSSWDAECGALTQSLLLARTGVGTQDVDWEELLAPPAPGTCEFELKLESCGIPLILLWQYPSSRKSKGNALTSEASLLYGFCAEMVFVPQGK, via the exons ATGGAGACCAGGACCGAGGACGTGGGTCTGACCCGCGTCCCGACGCTGACCTCCTCCTGGGATGCAGAGTGCGGGGCCCTGACCCAGAGCCTTCTTCTCGCCCGGACTGGTGTCGGCACCCAAGACGTGGACTGGGAGGAGCTGCTGGCGCCGCCTGCTCCGGG GACCTGTGAGTTTGAGTTGAAACTGGAAAGCTGTGGGATCCCCCTCATTCTCCTCTGGCAATACCCATCATCAAGGAAAAGCAAGGGGAATGCCCTGACATCTGAAGCCTCCCTTCTTTATGGATTCTGTGCTGAGATGGTGTTCGTACCTCAGGGCAagtga